Within the Gloeobacter kilaueensis JS1 genome, the region GGTACTGAACCGCTGCCGGTGCGTCGTGGCTGGCGCGCACCTGATCGACCGCCGCCAGGAGTTCTTTAGCCGTGGTCAGATTGGCGACGCTCAAATATTGACCGGCGGCAGAAGCAGTGCTGCCATCCTCGCCGGTGGCCGAGGAGCGGGCGATCCAGGGCCTCTGGGCGCTGGGGAAGACAAGGGCAAGCAGCGCTTCGGCGGCTTTTCCTGCCGGAAGCACCCAGCCTGCGGGTGCGCAAACCCCGGCCCGCCTGAGCTGCGCTAGGTTCGCCGCCTTAAAACCTGCCACCTCGGGATCGAGGGGCTGATCGAGGTTCAACACTGTGTTCCACTGTTCGCGCTCCATGTCATCCGGCAGCCGCACCAGCGCATATCCCAACCACAGCGCGAGCAGAGCTGCCGCCGCTGTTACCGGCAACGAGCCGCTCTGCCCGTAAAAGACGAGCGGCAGGGCGATGAGTGTCGCGAGCTGCGACCGCCGCCGTCCCCTTCTGCCGCGCCAGATCACCAGAGGCACCAGCCAGATCAAACCCACCAGATACGTGACCGTCGGCGCGTAGACGAGGAGTCCCCAAAAAGCGTTCGTCACCCCCGCTCCCCGCCCCAGCCAATAGCGGCCCGCCACCAGGGCGCTGAGCGCCAGAAGCGGCCAATCCGGCTCCCCCGCCACGCCGCTTGCGATCAAGACGACGACGATGCCCCTCGCCGCTTCAGCTAGAGCCGCGAGGATTCCCACCCACCGGCCAGCGTGAATAAACGCCGCTGAGACGCCGACGTTGCCCGTGCCCAGGCGACGCAGGTCCTTACCTGTGAGGGCGCGCACCAGCCAGCCGCTCAGGGGCAGCCCTCCCAGCAAAAAAGCGCCAGCGAGCAACAGAACCGGCAGCACCACGGCAATTCGTTCTGAGTGACACCTGCCTCACACTAGCTCAGCTTCCGGTGCTATCTGGGCCGCAGCAGGAGTAAGCGATTACTCTCAACCGCCAGTTGAGCGCCGTCGGCCCGCCGAGCGGTACAGAAGTTGCAGCAACTGCTCGGTTTCCTCCCAGCCGATGCAGGCATCGGTGATGCTCTGGCCGTAGCAGAGGCGGGTGCCGTCCCCCAGTTCCTGCCGCCCGGCAACGAGGTGGCTCTCGATCATCAAGGCGGCGATCCGGCTATCGCCCTCGCCGATGCGGGAGGCCAGTTGTTCGCCCACCGTCAGCTGCAGGCGGTGGTCCTTGCCGCTGTTGGCGTGGCTGCAGTCGATCATCAAGCGCTCGGTAAGCCCCGCCTTTGCCAGAGCCCGGCAGGCATCATCGACCTGAGCGGGCAAATAGTTGGGGCCATTCTTGCCGCCGCGCAGGATGATGTGGCAGTCCGGGTTGCCGGCGGTGACGATGATCGCGGTTCTCCCCTCGCGGGTGTGGGACAAAAACTGGTGGCCGCGCCGGGCGGAGAGCACCGCCTCGATGGCGACGGCGACATCCCCGGCGGAGTTGTTCTTAAAGCCCACCGGGCAGGAGAGGGCCGAGGCGATCTGCCGGTGGACCTGGCTTTCGACCGTCCGCGCCCCGATTGCTCCCCAGCTCACCAGATCGACGATATATTCCGGCGTAATCGGATCGAGAAATTCGGTGGCGGCGGGCAGCCCCAGCCGGGCAATGTCGAGGAGCAGTGCCCGAGCCAACTCTAGACCTTCGCCGATCCGGCAACTGTTGTCGAGGCCGGGATCGTTGATGAGCCCCTTCCAGCCGACGGTGGTGCGCGGCTTTTCAAAGTAGACGCGCATCGCGATCAAAAGCGCGTCCTCGAACTTTTGCGCCAGAACGGCAAGCCGCCGGGCGTACTCGCGGGCCGCCTCAGGGTCGTGTACGGAGCAGGGACCGACCACCACCAGTAGCCGCCGGTCCTCACCGGAGAGCACCTGGCGAATCTGACGGCGACCGGCGCGCACGGTTTTTTGGGCCACAGCGTCTATCTGGCAGCGC harbors:
- a CDS encoding 3-deoxy-7-phosphoheptulonate synthase — protein: MIETERLSHPAAMEATDPGEPLDDIRILAVSEIPSPASLRERCQIDAVAQKTVRAGRRQIRQVLSGEDRRLLVVVGPCSVHDPEAAREYARRLAVLAQKFEDALLIAMRVYFEKPRTTVGWKGLINDPGLDNSCRIGEGLELARALLLDIARLGLPAATEFLDPITPEYIVDLVSWGAIGARTVESQVHRQIASALSCPVGFKNNSAGDVAVAIEAVLSARRGHQFLSHTREGRTAIIVTAGNPDCHIILRGGKNGPNYLPAQVDDACRALAKAGLTERLMIDCSHANSGKDHRLQLTVGEQLASRIGEGDSRIAALMIESHLVAGRQELGDGTRLCYGQSITDACIGWEETEQLLQLLYRSAGRRRSTGG